From a single Phalacrocorax carbo chromosome 10, bPhaCar2.1, whole genome shotgun sequence genomic region:
- the C10H8orf33 gene encoding UPF0488 protein C8orf33 homolog, with amino-acid sequence MERAPQGTFQDELEWCISQLEANLLCLNPTPKQAEEAQHVLKILYSRETPLVKKRQVMNHVFGDYHLKMAEDQKSMKKAGVKPGDVEVQQSNGQPSGGVVYGKQSDQISEAKPKWFISSDNSLTLSEIGPEATGTPLEAVPGVNGAEQIQTNVRATKQENCNGVLSFAASGQEPKSAFNFVIPGEDCPLVPLVPASQHIECTAAHEVLTNSLPTEPAGMPQISTLQKPELSQTAGSAPKEDRSHVTLKIPQPETAPGDETVTEKSTGDGAAQKKKKKKKQKTSVSKKEIGETEVNRKAKAEANRCQNKDTSHQDETSQQSDDQLWKEVDWCVEQLELGLKTQKSTPKQVEEALRAIKTLRNDKAPLVKKRQLMRAMFGDYRKKMEEEWCKELKLMETAVKSARVVEVKGNIRNKNGQFIRKCSGACRKSQGSAGYPSESPRTLNTGSFKFTASQEKFCFNFL; translated from the exons ATGGAGCGG GCTCCCCAGGGAACATTCCAAGATGAGCTGGAGTGGTGTATTTCACAGCTGGAGGCAAATCTCCTTTGCCTCAACCCAACTCCAAAACAAG CGGAGGAGGCACAGCACGTTCTCAAGATTCTGTACTCTCGTGAGACTCCTCTTGTGAAGAAGCGACAAGTGATGAACCATGTTTTTGGGGATTATCATCTCAAGATGGCTGAGGACcagaaaagcatgaagaaaGCAG GTGTGAAACCTGGTGATGTGGAAGTACAGCAAAGTAATGGACAGCCTTCAGGTGGTGTTGTATATGGGAAACAATCTGACCAAATCTCTGAGGCAAAGCCAAAGTGGTTCATATCATCTGACAACAGCCTTACACTTTCTGAGATTGGCCCAGAAGCAACTGGCACACCTTTGGAAGCAGTCCCTGGTGTCAATGGTGCTGAGCAGATACAAACCAATGTAAGAGCCACCAAGCAGGAGAACTGCAATGGAGTCTTGAGTTTTGCTGCCTCTGGACAAGAACCCAAGTCTGCCTTCAACTTTGTCATCCCAGGTGAAGACTGTCCTCTGGTTCCATTAGTTCCAGCAAGCCAACACATAGAGTGTACAGCAGCTCATGAAGTGCTGACTAATTCACTGCCTACTGAACCAGCAGGTATGCCACAGATTTCAACCTTGCAGAAGCCTGAGCTGAGTCAAACTGCAGGTAGCGCACCCAAAGAGGATAGAAGCCACGTCACGTTAAAGATCCCCCAACCAGAGACTGCTCCTGGAGATGAGACAGTGACAGAGAAATCAACAGGAGATGGAGCTgcccagaagaagaaaaagaagaagaagcaAAAAACATCTGTCAGTAAAAAGGAGATAGGAGAAACTGAGGTCAAcaggaaggcaaaggcagaaGCCAACAGATGTCAGAATAAAGATACTTCCCACCAGGATGAGACCTCTCAG CAGTCAGATGACCAGCTGTGGAAAGAGGTGGACTGGTGCGTGGAACAGCTGGAACTTGGCCTGAAGACACAGAAGTCCACCCCAAAGCAGG TCGAGGAGGCTCTCCGTGCGATCAAGACACTGCGCAATGACAAAGCTCCACTGGTGAAGAAGCGTCAGCTCATGAGAGCCATGTTTGGAGACTACAGGAAGAAGATGGAGGAGGAGTGGTGCAAAGAGCTGAAGCTCATGGAAACAG CTGTGAAATCTGCCAGGGTCGTGGAAGTGAAGGGAAACATCCGCAACAAGAATGGCCAGTTCATCCGGAAGTGCTCAGGAGCTTGCAGGAAAAGCCAAGGTTCAGCAGGATACCCTTCAGAGTCACCCAGGACACTGAATACAGGCTCATTCAAATTCACAGCTTCCCAAGAAaagttttgctttaatttcttgtAG